DNA from Paraburkholderia largidicola:
ATTCAGAGCGATCTCAGCGACGTCGCTTCGCATGAAAGCGTCGTCGAAGAAGCCGTGCGCTTCAAGGGAAGTCTCGAATGTCTCGTCAACAACGCGGGCATCGGATCGCCTAGCCGCGGCGACCTGCTCGACGTATCGCCGAAAGCATTCGATGCCGTGCTCGGCGTCAATCTGCGCGGCACGTTCTTTACGACGCAGGTCGTCGCTCGCCACATGTGTGCGACATCGTCGACGGCCGCCCGTTCGATCGTAACGGTTTCGTCGGTATCGGCGGACATGGCATCGCCCGAGCGCGCCGAATACTGCCTGTCCAAATCCGCGCTGCCGATGATGACGCGCCTGTTCGCATTGCGCCTTGCGAGCGCAAATGTCGGCGTGTTCGAAGTACGGCCCGGCATTATCCGCACGCCGATGACATCCGGTGTCGCGGAGAAATACGAGGCGCGTTTCCGCGAGGGCCTGGTTCCCGCCGGCCGCTGGGGCGAAAGCGACGAAGTGGGCCAGGCGGTCGCGACGCTTGCCAGCGGCTTGCTGCCCTTCGCGACGGGCAGCGTGGTCAACGTGGATGGCGGCCTGTCCATCCCCGCATTCTGAGCCGACTGACATGAAAACGACGACATATGACTACGTGATCGTGGGCGGCGGCTCGGCCGGTTGTGTACTGGCCAATCGCCTGAGCGCCGATCCCTCGATCAAGGTCCTGCTGCTCGAAGCCGGCGGTTCCGATCGCCATCCGTTCTTCTCGATGCCTGCCGGCTTCGCGAAGATGACGCGCGGCATCGGTTCGTGGGGCTGGTTCACCGTGCCGCAGAAGCATCTGAACAATCGCGTGCTGCGCTTCACGCAAGCGAAGGTGATCGGCGGCGGTTCGTCGATCAACGCGCAGATCTATACGCGCGGAGTCCCTGCCGATTACGACGATTGGGAACAGAAAGCGGGCGCGACGGGTTGGTCTTATCGCGATGTGCTGCCGTACTTCAAGAAGTCCGAAAACAACCAGCGCTTTGCGAACGAGTATCACAGTTATGGCGGCCCGCTCGGCGTATCGAATCCGATTAGCCCCTTGCCGATCTGCGAGGCGTTCTTTCAGGCTGGACAGGAACTCGGTATTCCGTTCAATCCGGACTTCAATGGCGCGAGCCAGGAAGGGCTGGGCTATTACCAACTCACGCAACTGGATGCACGGCGTTCATCGACGGCAGCGGGCTTTATCCGACCGGTGCTCGGACGTGCGAATCTGACGGTCTCGATGCAGGCGCGAACGCTGCGTGTGATCGTCGAGGGAAACCGCGCGACAGGCGTCGAATACGTGACAGGCGATAGCCGCGATCCGCAGATCGTGCGCGCATCGCGTGAAGTGATCGTGTCGTCGGGTGCGATCGGGTCGCCGAAGCTGTTGATGCAATCGGGCATCGGTCCCGCCGATCATCTGGCGTCCGTTGGCATCAAACCTGTCCACGATCTTCGCGGCGTCGGGTCCAATCTGCAGGATCATCTCGACCTCTTCGTCATCGCCGAATGCACGGGCGATCACACCTACGACAAGTACAACAAGCTGCACAACGCCGCGTGGGCCGGTTTGCAATACCTATTGCTGAAGAAAGGCCCGGTTGCATCGAGTCTCTTTGAAACGGGTGGCTTCTGGTATGCGGATCGCGACGCGCGGGACCGCTCGCCCGATATCCAGTTTCATCTCGGCCTCGGGTCCGGTATCGAAGCGGGCATGGCGAAGCTGAACAATGCGGGCGTTACGCTGAACACCGCGTATCTTCGCCCGCGCTCGCGCGGCACGGTGCGCCTTGCCAGCGCGAACCCCGCTGCCGCACCGCTGCTCGATCCGAACTACTGGGCCGATCCATACGATCGCGACATGGCGATCAAGGGCTTGCGGCTCGCGCGCGACATCCTGCGCGCCCCAGCGATGAAGCGTTATGTGCAAAGCGAAGTTCTGCCGGGAGCGCGCGTGAATACCGATCAGGAACTGTTCGACTATGCATGCGCGAATGCAAAAACGGACCACCACCCCGTCGGCACCTGCCGCATGGGACGGCCCGACGATCCCGACAGCGTCGTCACACCCGACTTGCGTCTTATCGGACTGGATGGCCTGAGAGTCGTCGACGCGTCCGTCATGCCCTATCTGCCTTCGTGCAACACGAATGCACCGACGATCATGGTCGCCGAAAAAGCCGCCGACATGATCATTCAATCCCAGACATCGAGAGGTTTCCGTGAACATCAATCTGCCAACGCCGGAAGGTTCAACCAGCCCGTACACGATGCAGCACCGGGAAGACCAGGTTCCGCCGTCCACCGCGCCGACGTTTAACCGCGTCGCGTATGCGGCGGCGCATGTCGTCGTCGATCCATCGCGTGCGTACGAGCCTTGGGGCGATACGCCGCCCGTCGACTGGGACGCAACGCTTGCATTTCGCAGCTACCTGTATGGCCTGGGATTCAAGGTGGCCGAAGCGATGGATACCGCGCAACGCGGCATGGGCATCGGCTGGCCAACCGCCGCTGAACTGATCCGACGCAGCATCGCGCACGCGCGCAGCATCCCCGGCGCGGACCTGGCGTGCGGCGCGGGCACCGATCATCTCGACGGCACGCGCAGCCATACGCTTGCCGACATTGTCGGCGCCTACAAGGACCAGTTCGAAGTAATCGAATCAGCGGGCGGCCGGCCGATCATGATGGCGAGCCGCGCTTTGTGCGCAGCAGCGCAGTCCGCCGACGACTACAAGCACGTCTACGATGCCGTGATCTCCGCGTCACGCAACAAGGTCGTATTGCATTGGCTCGGCGACGCGTTCGATGCTTCGCTCTCCGGCTACTGGGGTAGCCGCGACGTCGCGACAGCGATGGCGACTGTGCTCGACATCATCCGGCTTCATCGGGACAAGATCGAAGGCATCAAGATCTCGCTGCTCAACGCGGAATATGAGCGTCAGCTCAGATCGCGGCTGCCCGAGAGCGTCGTGATGTTCACCGGTGACGACTACAATTACGGCGAACTCATCGCGGGCGACAGCACCGGCCATTCGCATGCGCTACTCGGCATCTTCGACCCGATCGCGCCTGTCGCATCGCGCGCATTGGTGAAGCTCGCGGCTGGCGAGACCGATGCATATCGCCAGATCATCGATCCCACGGTTGCGCTATCGCGCGAACTCTTCGTTGCGCCCACGCAGTATTACAAGGCTGGCGTCGTTTTTCTCGCATGGCTCAACGGACATCAACGGCACTTCTCGATGGCAGGCGGCATGCAGTCGGCGCGATCTGTCGCGCACTACGCGGAGGTGTTCAGGAAGGCGGACGTCGCGGGCGTATTGACTCGCCCCGAACTGGCTCGCCGTCGCATGAGCGAGTATCTGAGTCTCGCTGCGGGTATCGATAACTGAAAACCGGTTCGCGCATCGCGAGCCCGATTGGAGACGAAGCATGACAACACAGGCAACCTCCGCAGTTTCAGCGTCGTCGGTGAGCGATGCCGATGCGAATGTGACAGGCAAGGATCTTCGACGCGTCATCGCGGCAAGCGTCGCCGGCAGCGCAATGGAGTGGTACGACTTCAGCATCTACGGGACCGCTTCAGCGCTCATCTTTTCGGATTTGTTCTTTCCGGGACTCGACAAGGCCGCAGGACTGCTCGCGATCTTCGGCGCGTACGCCGCGGGGTTCTTCGCGCGGCCGTTTGGCGGGCTGTTCTTCGGCTGGCTCGGCGACAAATATGGTCGCAAGAGCGTGCTGGTTGCGACCGTGCTGCTGATGGGCGGCTCGACCTTCTGCATCGGCCTGTTGCCAACGTGGCACCAGGTCGGCGTGTGGGCGGCCGCATTGCTCGTGGCATTGCGTCTGCTCCAGGGTTTCGGCGCGGGCGCGGAACAGGCGGGCGCTTCGTTGATCGTGTCGGAGTTCGCGCCACCCGCCCGGCGTGGCTTCTATGCGGCACTGCCTTTTGCTGGCTGCATCATCGGCATTCTGCTCGCGAACGGCATCTTCACGCTCGTCCAGCGGCTGCCGAAGGACGAATTTCTCAGCTATGGCTGGCGGGTGCCGTTTCTGTTCAGCGTGTTCGTCATCGTTGCCGGTATCGTGATCCGGATGCGCGTGAAGGAAAGTCCTGTGTTCGAAGAGATCAGGAAGTCGGGGCATGCGAGCAAACAGCCGGTGCGCGATCTAATGTCGGAGGCACGCGGCACGCTGCTGGTCGCGTTCTGCCTGCGCGTCGGCGAAAACGGCTCTTCGTACCTGTATCAGGTATTCGCGCTCAGCTATCTGACCAAGGTGCTGCTGGTCGACAAGTCGGTTGGTACGATCGGTCTCACGATCGCTGCAGCGCTCGCGGTGTTCACCATTCCGATGATGGGCTGGCTGTCCGATCGCTTCGGCCGGCGGCTGATGTATCGGCTCGTTGCGCTGTTCACCTGCCTTTGGGCATTTCCTGCCTTCTGGCTGTTCACCACGAAGGACCCCGTGCTGATCGTGATCAGCATGGCTGTCGCGATCGGTGTCGGCGTGTTCGGGATGTATGGGATTCAGGGCGCGTATTTTCCTGAACTGTTCAATGCGCGCTATCGATACACGGGCATCGCGGTCAGCAAGGAGTTCGCTGCCGTCGCGTCCGGAGGCATCGCGCCCTTTATAGCGGCTGCGTTGCTCGCGTGGGCACAAGGTGCGTACTGGCCGATTTCTACCTACATCGCTGTGTTAGCAGGTATCAGCTTCATCGCAACACTTTTTGCACCGGAGACTCAGGGGATCAGTCTTCGACAATAGTTCGCGAACGTCGAACGGCCGGTTACCGTTTCGCAGGAGACGCTCGTTGAAGTTCAGGGAGTGTCTCCTTGTGGCCGGAACGACTCATTCAACAACTGGCAGAAGTGCAAGCCGCTGTCACAGGCTAGGAACGTAAGCAGACTAACCTGACTCTGAACGGTATGCAAAGTCATACAATACGAGGCTTTGGGTACTGGTCGCTGCTAGTGCGGCGAAGAACAGTCCTTTTATGGTTTGTGCTGCAGGCGGCGACGAGGCCTGTGCTACATGGCTTCAAAGCGGCGATGCAGGTCCTGACAGACTCCAGTCGTTTGCCGGCTCGTACGCAACCTGACCGAAATACACCATCCGCCAATTCTGCAATTTGGAAAAATCTTTCGCGAAACCCGCGACGGAATCGTGGACCAGATAGTCGAAGAAGTCGAGCAAACGGTCGCGCTGTTCCGCCTCGCCGACAATCAGCGAGACATCCTCATATGCCCTTGCAAGCGTCTCTTCCCGCAAGCTGAGTTTGCCGCCGTCGAGCCGTTTGGTCTCGGCGGAAGCAGTCGCCTCATTCACAGCGTTGCCATCCGCCGTGATAATGGCGAGTTCCTTCCTGACGTTCGGCACGAGGTCGTTATTGTGGGTCTCGGTCAGTACCTGTTCGGCTGCCGCAACCCGCGCCTGGGCTTTCTCGTCGTTCGTGAGCTTCGACAGATAGCTGCGCGCGATATACATCTGAAAGAGATGATCCGACGTCGCTTTCTCAACGGGGCCGCTTGCCTTCGCGCGGCTCATGTACGAGTCGAAGAGCGCGGCTGTCTTTGACGAAACGGCGAACGCCCCCTTGATACCCGGACCCAGAATGTCAAGCGCGGACAGCGGTACGCCCGCCGCTCTTGCCGCGCGATACATATGAAGCAGCGGCACCTGGCTGAGTTTGTCTTCGTCCTTCAAGGCGCGCGTCTGCTCGCCCGGCGCGTATCCGCCGCCGACGTCCGAATGCACACCCGGATAGATGACTTCGTGAACATTGGCCGGATAGTGCTTTCCGTCACGCACGGAATCGAGCGGAAACGAGTCTCTGACTTCATGTGCGGCGATGTAGTGAACGCACTGCTCCACCATCGCCGGTATGCGCAGATCCTTCGCCCACTCGTAGTGGCCGTCCTTGCTCGTGACGGACAATCCGATACCTGCCAACGGCGAAATGACATAGGTGCCAATCCTGACAAGAGGACTGTGATCATACGTTTTGGCGCTTGCGGGCACGCCGGCCGAAGCGACGGTGTCGAACAGTCCCATGAAATAGAGGCGAATGGGATGCCCTTGATACGTCCAGCCGCCGGCACCCTGGCGACAGTCTTTCGCAATTCGAATCGCGAAAGCCCGTGCAAGTGCCGCACCGCGCGAAAAGCCGAACAGCGCCAGATTGATCATTCGTATCGGCTGTGACGGATTCTTTGCGCGTGCTTTGGCTTTCGCCACCAGTTTGTCGAAATCAGCGCGAGCTTTCACGAGCCGCGCGTCGCCGCCCGACGCCACGCCAAGCCCCATCGTGCTGTAGTCATGCTCGCCGATTTCCGGATACGGCGTACCGAGTCCGGGAACATAGATGGCGTACTTGCCCAACTCGTCATCGCTTTCCGGATGTGTCAGGAAGAGCCGCGCGACGTTGCTGTGCTTGAGTTTCGGTGTGTCGTTGAAGCGGTTGTTGCCCGTTCCATCAAAGAACACCGAGACCCATACCGTCTGGGAACAGTCAGGCGTTCCGGGCTTTTTCGACGGGTCAAGGCAAGCGATTGCGGCCGCCCGTTGCCTGCGCTCTTCGAGCGACAACGGGCGTAATCCTGCCAATGGCGGAAGCTGGGTATCGTCGAGCATGTCTACCCCGTCAGCGAACGTAAGGCAAACGGCGTTCGAGCTTCAAACGCGGCGGCGAAGGGCCGTCGTCCCCTGAAATCGCGCCTTCGATATGTCCATCCGGATAGAAGTGCACTTCGAGATATGCAGGCTTCTCCGGAATAGGCCCTTTGACTTCGACGTGCGCCTTCAGATGATCTTTGTCGGCGGGTTCGACAATTTTGTCCGACGGATAGGCCACGAGTGCTTCGCGCATGTAGTCGACGTCGATCGTAAACGGCGTTTTCGTCGAACGATCGAGCAGCACACAGCAGGCGTATTTGCCGCCACCCGATGTCTTTGTACTCAAAAAGACGTTGCCACCCGATATGCCGTTGACCGCGAAGTCCAGCAATGCCCGATCCGTGTAGTCGTAACCGACCAGTTCGAGCTGATACGGCTCTTTCGTGCAACCCGTCAAACTTGAAGATCCCACCATACCGACTCCGACAAGAATTCCGACCTTGAGCAGATTTCTCAAACGCATCACTCGAGTTTGTCCTCACAAAATGCGATCAGCGCGCAACGTGCACGGTCGGCGAGCAGCAAAGAACTGTTCCTTTCCTGATCGCTCGCCCCATTCAGCGCGTCGGCTACAAGGTCGTAGCGCATCGATTCATCGATCATTGCCAGCAAATCGTCGTCCGTCTGCGCCAACATATATAAGATTGAATCGACGATCCCCGCGTCGGTAAAGACGCTTACCTGTCGATCGTTCAACTTCAGTGGCGCGAGATACGGCGCGTCAGCCTGAAACTCGCGGATCACTTTCTGAAGCGAACCCTTGCGATCCAGATACCACCATTCGTCCAACATCGCGAGATACGACTTCAATTGGTATTCCGTCAATGCTTTTACCAATACGGGAATCACGCGTGTGTCGAACAGTTTGACCTGCCATTCAGTTCCGTCGTCGCATCTGGCATCCAGTCTAATCCGGATCGCGTCGGTCAGGCGTTGAAGCGAAAGCGGTGACACGATGAACGATAACCCGCGTGGATCCTCGACACATTTCTCGCAAAGCAGGCGCACTACATCGGACTGCGGCGAGTGGATTGCGATGACAAATGGCCCGAATTGCCGTGCGCCGATGTCATCCGGCGCGTCGAACACCAGCTCGATGTTCGGGGTCGCCGGAAAATCGAGCGCTTTCCCCGATAACACAGAGAAAAGCGTTGGATAGGCGACGCCATATACCAAGGCATAAAGCGCCCGTCCAGCGGCGTGTGCATGGAATCCGGCGATTTCCTGCTCCAGCGCTCCGGGCGCCATAGACTCGTTGACGGACACGTTTGAACTCATTTCGTACCCAGCAGCGCGCCCTGCGAGTATTCAGCGAGCAGGCAAGGAATGCAGATGGATTTCGGCATCGACGGCAGCGGATACACATCGCCCGTCGGCCCCGCAAACGAATGTTGACTTCCCTTGATGTCAATCTTCCCTGGCGCGTGAATCTCGATGTTTCCGCCTTTGATCCGAAGGTACGCGCCCCCCGACGTGAGCAGGATCTCCTGCTTCGCCGCCGCTTCGATGTTTTCCGTCGCGGACTGTACCTTGAAGGTCTTCTGCGCGGTCAATTCGATGTTATCGGCATGGGCCTGAATCTCGAGTTTGCCCTTGGCCGCGAAGAGTTTCATCCCTGCGTTCTGGACAAACAGGCTGAGCTTCTCCCCCACGCTTGCGATCAGCGACTTACCCGCTGCGATATGCGTGCTTTGCCCACTGACCAGAGTGATCTGCTGTGCCGCCGACACATGCGTCGAATCGTGCGTCGACATGCCGATACCTGCCGGACTCGCGAGCGCGATTACGGGTTGCGCGAACGCATTCGCACTGCCCGTGCCGCCGCCCGCTGTTCGACCACCCGAGGCTGAACCCTCGACGCTGTCTTGCATCGCATCGGCAAACGACTTCAACGCGTTGGAACCGCCCTTGAGGTTCTCCGCTTGATGCATCTCGCCAGCCGCGGACATCGCATCGATCACACCCTGTGAATTCGCGATTTGCTGCCGCGTCTCGCTCACATCCAGTTGCTGGCTGCCCACGCTCTTCGCGTACGTCGTCATGAGGAGACCTTCGGCAGCCCGTACCGCGCCGTAGTTGTCTGTGGCGAGATCGAAACCGCTGCCGAGATACGCACCGCGCGTGTTGCCATTCTGCGCGACCAGATAGCCCAGGTGCAGACCTGAATTTGCCGTCGTACTGTAGAGGTGCAAGCGGTTTTGGCCCGTCGCGTCGTCCATCACCATCTGGTTGTATCCACTACCTCCGAATTCCTTCGAACGATAGCCAGACAGCAAACCATTCGAATGCCACTGCGGTTTCGCCGCGTCGTTGTAGACCCTTGCCACCACAATCGGACGATCACAATCGCCATCGACGTAATCCACCAGGACTTCCTCGCCAACGCGCGGCAGATGCACGCCACCATAACCACCGCCGGCATCCGACTGCACGACGCGCAACCAGCACGACGCCCGTTCATCACCGCTATTGAGCCGGTCCCAGATGAAGCGCACCTTGATGCGATTCAGTTCGTCGGTATAGACCTCTTCGTTCTGCGGGCCGACGACTATCGCCGATTCGAGTTGCACATCCGGCTTCGCGTGCTCGAACGGACTGCGATAGGGCACCGTCGTCCGCTGCGCTTCGATATCGACGCGATAGAAGCCTTCCGCTCCGTCTCCGATCAGCGTGCTCGGCGCAGATGCACCTTCATGTCGCGCGCGCACTGCCGCCACAGTTGCCTGAAGGCTATGCGGAAAGACGGGCGCATCGTTGCTGACAGGCAGATTGTTCTCGATTGTCCAGACGGTTTCAATCACGGCGAATTCCCGCTGATCGGCCGCATCGCGATCGTGATCGGGATGGCCGCTCAATGTGAAGCGCTGTCCGGCATCGATACCGCGCATACCGCCGACACCATGGAAGCGCTTCGCTCGCGACTCCCACTCTTCCATACGGATGCGCGAAAGCTGATCGCCGCGATCCTGCTCGCCGTAGGTATAAGCACCGGTATATTCGTACACCTCTGCCTGCGCCGGCAATGCGCCCTGTGACGGCATCGTCGGCGTGCTGGTGCCCTTCGGGTTATAGATACCGGCGGGGTTTTTATAGTCGAACGTACGCGTCGTCAGCAGCGCGCTTTGCAACGTGCGCGTGCCCGACCATTGCGTGAGCGCATCCGTCTCGCTGTTCGCTCCAGCACGGTAGAAGCTCACCGTTTTCGGCGACGTGGGCTTGAATGACGACAGATTGTCGGCGATCACCAGCGTATGTGACTTGCCGTCCTCTGCCTGCTGCCAGAAACCATAAAGACCTTCCGATTCCAGCAATCGATGCACGAAGTTCCAGTCGTATTCGTCCTGCCGGCAATACGAACGCGTAGGCAACTGCCGGGAGAGTGCAAACTGAAATCGTCCTTGAGCCTGAGGATGAGCATTGAAAACATCACTGACGATTTCTTCGACGCTCACGTCCTGCCAGATACGCTGATCGCGCCTGAACTTGAGGAAGTGCATCCACGACGCAAAGCCGATCTGATAGCTCGTTAGCGTGCTATCCGAACCGAGCCGGCGTGCGGTATGGACAAAGCCGTTATGCGGCAAATAGGACTTATCGGACTGCTGGATCCAGAGCGTAACGGGCTGCGCGATCAGTTTCTTGAGTTCGATGTTCGACGACATCGAAACGACGTCCAGCGTGAACTCGAAGTGTCGCCCGACGCGCGAGTTGCCGACCACTCGTTGCGGCACGAGTACATCGCTGCCGAGCAGTGTATCCAGTTTCAGCAGCCGGTCGCCCTGTGCAAGACGACCTGTGATGGCTGCGATAACGTCCTGCGCCCCCATAACCCCTCTTTTTATCCGTTACTATTTAGCCCGCGCGATTCTACAAGAATAAAACGAATAAACCATTGGCCAGATTTTAAAAAATCATTAGTTTGGAATCGAGAAAGGTTAAATATGCGTCGGGCATTTTAAATGACGCGAAAATTCTACTTATGATTCGTATATCCGGTAATGCATACCGGGTGCTTTCGCGTAGGGTCGGCGGCTAACGGATGCATTGCGGCGAATCAAGCCGCCCGCACACCGTAAGCGCTCGTAGCCGAATCGATCTGCTGCGACTCGGTCATGACGGGATACAACCGGTAGCTCGGCGCGACGCTGACAGAACCGCTTCGTCGAACATCACGAGACTTCCTTCGGTAAAGACGAATGGAGGTATTGTCAGCGATTCATGTCATCGCATCGAATGGCTCCTATTGGCCGATTCCGCCTGAATCAGTTGGGCAGCAGTGCAGGTCAAGCAACCGTCTCAAAACGTCCGCCACGCCAAATTACCCATGAATTCATACGGCTGCTCCGTAGCGCCCGCGTCCAGGACTACCGGCCATCCGACGCGCGGGTGGTATGTATAGCTGGGCAAGACGAAGTACCGACCAAGCCTCACGTCGACAACTGTCGTCAATCGTTCGAATCTCCGCTCCATCCAACTGAACGCTAAAAAGTTCGAGCACGCTGACATCGAGAATATGCGACCCTACGCGAAGCCTGGCAATCGCCGGTCGCCCAGACCGAGCATATGATACGAATCTCCATTCGGCGGCTCCGCTTCATACCGCAGGACGATCTCGTAACTGCAAACCGGAGGGATCAAAACATAGTCACCCATCCCGCCCAGTGGATCATCAGTTCGTCTCGCGCAAATTGAATCAGGTGCGGTGCCCTACAGGTTGCTCACAACGATCTACAAGTCGTTTGTGGAAACTGTCGACGGTTCTAATCCCAATCTCGAACGACCGGTTAAAGGCCGCTCATCGCCGCCCCCCAACCCGAAGAAGCGCCCCTCCGACAAGACATCCACCGCCTCTCCACCGACCAGCAAAAACCTATCCAAAAACCCGCGCCCATACCGCCCGAATTCGCCGCGCACGGTCTGCAAGGAGATATGAAGCCGCCAGCGCAAGCAGACCCGAAACGACGCCCGTCGCGACATGTTCGACAATGGGAAACCGGTAGTGACTCGTATGCGAGAACGCATCGCCTATCGCCGTCAGACAGCCGACGATCAGCGCATTGCCATATCGATGCGAATAGAGTTTCGCAGCTGGCGTGAAAGTCAACAGTACCGCGAGGACTCCCGTGAGCAGCCCTGTCTGGATCGCAATCGTCCAGTGCACGAGGCTCAGGATATTGCCCCAGCTCCCCGGCATGCAGGTCATGCACGCACTGGTGGGTTGCCAGAAACGCTGGGCAAACAGGCGCATCCTGCGTTTCCACTCACTTGACATGATGCGCTCCCGTCGCTGCGTCACGTACGACGCCATTCCTTGCTTCGTCCAGATGCGCCCGTTCAAACGCCCCAATAGCATTAGACCCAAAGAGCAGCGTATCCACGGTGCAATAATACCTCTGCGACGGGATCGACACCCCATTCATGTCGTGTCGTGAACGAGCGCCCAGGTGGGTTTGACACCTTGCATGCGCGGCATTCGCCAGATCGATAAGATGACGCGTCAACACGATTCTCACTCGCTAGCCTCTAGAGGAGGATGAGTGATGAGCAACGAGTCCGTACCGGGCGACCCTACGCCGCCCCCTCAGCCCGCAGAAGGGGACACCCGCAGCGACGACGACACGCTGACCAACGCGCCCTTCGTGCGCAGTCATCCACGCCTGCAGCAACTGTTTCCCGTCCTTACCGAAGCGGAACTCAGCAGAGTGCGGCGCTTTGGCAGGGTATCGCGCTACCCCAAAGGCGCAATGCTCTATCGCGTGGGAGAGCGCACCCCGGGCATGTTCGTGCTGCTGTCGGGCAAGATCCGGGCAGTCGCCCGCGATGGCCTCGGTCGTGAGCAGATCATCCACACGTTCACCCAGCGCGGCGAATTCACCTCTGACGTAAACCAGTTCTCGAACAAGCCTTCGTTCGTGGATTCCTGCGTCATCGAAGACGTCGAAGCAGTGCTGGTCCGGCCCGACGACCTCAGTCCGCTACTGACGGGTGAAGCCGAACTCGGCGAAAAGATCATGCGCGCGCTGATTCTCAGGCGCTTCGTTGCAATGGAGCGCGTGAACGGCGCCGTTCTGGTCGGCGTGACCGGTAATCCGCGGCTGCTCGCGCTGCAAAACTTCCTGCGCCGCAACACCTATCCGAACGTCACACTCGATGCTGAACAGGACGCCGGTTCCGTCGCGCTACTCGAAGGACTGACACCCCGGCCGGATGACTTTCCGCTCGTCATCTGTCCAAACGGCACGGTGCTGCGCAACCCCGATGAAGGGCAGCTTGCGTCGTGTCTCGGACTGATTCCCGACTTCGACCCCGCCCATGTCTACGATGTGGCGATCGTCGGCGCGGGTCCCGCCGGACTTGCGGCAGCCGTCTACGCGGCATCCGAGGGAATGTCGGTCGCGGTGCTCGACTGTCGCGCGCCCGGTGGCCAGGCCGGTGCGAGCGCGCGCATCGAGAACTTTTTCGGTTTCCCTACAGGCATCACGGGGCACGCGCTCGCGGACCGCGCGTTCGTTCAGGCGCAGAAGTTCGGTGCGCACATCGGCATCCCGTGCGAGGTCAAGGCGCTGTATTGCGACAGGCAACCACCCGTCGTCGAGCTTACCGATGGCCATCGAATCACCGCGCGCACCGTGGTCATCGCGACGGGCGCCGAGTACCGTCGACCCGTCGTCGAGGATCTCGAGCGTTTCGAGGGCCGAGGCGTCTACTACTGGGCGACGCCGATCGAAGCGAAGCTATGTCGCAACGAACCGGTGATGTTGATCGGGGGCGGCAATTCGGCGGGACAGGCAG
Protein-coding regions in this window:
- a CDS encoding DUF4123 domain-containing protein, whose translation is MSVNESMAPGALEQEIAGFHAHAAGRALYALVYGVAYPTLFSVLSGKALDFPATPNIELVFDAPDDIGARQFGPFVIAIHSPQSDVVRLLCEKCVEDPRGLSFIVSPLSLQRLTDAIRIRLDARCDDGTEWQVKLFDTRVIPVLVKALTEYQLKSYLAMLDEWWYLDRKGSLQKVIREFQADAPYLAPLKLNDRQVSVFTDAGIVDSILYMLAQTDDDLLAMIDESMRYDLVADALNGASDQERNSSLLLADRARCALIAFCEDKLE
- a CDS encoding type VI secretion system Vgr family protein: MGAQDVIAAITGRLAQGDRLLKLDTLLGSDVLVPQRVVGNSRVGRHFEFTLDVVSMSSNIELKKLIAQPVTLWIQQSDKSYLPHNGFVHTARRLGSDSTLTSYQIGFASWMHFLKFRRDQRIWQDVSVEEIVSDVFNAHPQAQGRFQFALSRQLPTRSYCRQDEYDWNFVHRLLESEGLYGFWQQAEDGKSHTLVIADNLSSFKPTSPKTVSFYRAGANSETDALTQWSGTRTLQSALLTTRTFDYKNPAGIYNPKGTSTPTMPSQGALPAQAEVYEYTGAYTYGEQDRGDQLSRIRMEEWESRAKRFHGVGGMRGIDAGQRFTLSGHPDHDRDAADQREFAVIETVWTIENNLPVSNDAPVFPHSLQATVAAVRARHEGASAPSTLIGDGAEGFYRVDIEAQRTTVPYRSPFEHAKPDVQLESAIVVGPQNEEVYTDELNRIKVRFIWDRLNSGDERASCWLRVVQSDAGGGYGGVHLPRVGEEVLVDYVDGDCDRPIVVARVYNDAAKPQWHSNGLLSGYRSKEFGGSGYNQMVMDDATGQNRLHLYSTTANSGLHLGYLVAQNGNTRGAYLGSGFDLATDNYGAVRAAEGLLMTTYAKSVGSQQLDVSETRQQIANSQGVIDAMSAAGEMHQAENLKGGSNALKSFADAMQDSVEGSASGGRTAGGGTGSANAFAQPVIALASPAGIGMSTHDSTHVSAAQQITLVSGQSTHIAAGKSLIASVGEKLSLFVQNAGMKLFAAKGKLEIQAHADNIELTAQKTFKVQSATENIEAAAKQEILLTSGGAYLRIKGGNIEIHAPGKIDIKGSQHSFAGPTGDVYPLPSMPKSICIPCLLAEYSQGALLGTK
- a CDS encoding FAD-dependent oxidoreductase; the encoded protein is MSNESVPGDPTPPPQPAEGDTRSDDDTLTNAPFVRSHPRLQQLFPVLTEAELSRVRRFGRVSRYPKGAMLYRVGERTPGMFVLLSGKIRAVARDGLGREQIIHTFTQRGEFTSDVNQFSNKPSFVDSCVIEDVEAVLVRPDDLSPLLTGEAELGEKIMRALILRRFVAMERVNGAVLVGVTGNPRLLALQNFLRRNTYPNVTLDAEQDAGSVALLEGLTPRPDDFPLVICPNGTVLRNPDEGQLASCLGLIPDFDPAHVYDVAIVGAGPAGLAAAVYAASEGMSVAVLDCRAPGGQAGASARIENFFGFPTGITGHALADRAFVQAQKFGAHIGIPCEVKALYCDRQPPVVELTDGHRITARTVVIATGAEYRRPVVEDLERFEGRGVYYWATPIEAKLCRNEPVMLIGGGNSAGQAVVFLASHAEHVHVFIRGAKLEDSMSHYLVERVTSLPNVTVHTRVELTALEGTGRLERVHYRGAGGIEGSMTIHHLFVFIGADPNTRWLNTCGISLDSKGFVQTGIDPPDANMLSISLQTSVEGVFAIGDVRSGSTKRVASAVGEGAGVVAQIQVFLSRAY